The Limosilactobacillus panis DNA segment TTAAGCCGGGCGCCCAGGCGGCATTAGCAAGTGGGGCCCAGACAATTGGTGTTATCGGGACCGAATCGACCATTAAAAATGGCGCGTATGACCATGCCATCAAGGGCTTGACGGCGGCAAATATCCGGGTTGTCAGTCAGGCAGCCCAGCCACTAGTTTCAATCGTTGAACATGGTCAAACGGGGACCACGACGGCTCAACGGACGGTTGATCAAGAGTTAGCACCACTTAAGGGAAAGGGCGTTCAAACCTTGATCCTGGGGTGTACGCATTTCCCGTTTCTGAGAAAAGAGATTGAACACACCCTTGGTCCAGCAGTAAAACTGGTTGATCCGGCCTTTGAAACTGTTAAGCATGTCCAGACAGCGTTGAAGGTTAGTGATGGTGAGAATACTGGCCGCGCACCAGTCGTTGAATTGTACACGACCGGTAAGACCACGGACCTGGTTAACGGGGCTCAGTTATGGCTCGGCGGTCAGTACGATTCCTGCAGTCACATTGATTTGGAGGTAACGAGATGAAGATGTTAGTAGTGGCGACGAAAAATGCCGGTAAGGCCCGTGAATACCGAAAGATGTTTGCCCCCTTTGATGTTGAAATCAAGACGCTTGCCGATTTTCCGCCAATTACGATTAATGAAGATGGGCAAACCTTTGCAGAAAATGCCTTGATTAAGGCCCAGACAGCCGTAGCAGCCCTTAATTTGCCCGTGATGGCCGATGACTCCGGCCTAGTGGTAGACGCTTTAAATGGCGCTCCAGGAGTTCATTCTGCCCGCTATGCAGGTGACCATGACGATGCCGCTAATAACGCCAAATTACTACGTGAGTTAGCCAATGTTCCAGGTGAACAACGGACGGCTCATTTTCATACCACAATTCTGGCCCTCAAGCCGGACGGGGCAAAGCTGGTGACGGAGGGCCGAGTTGACGGTAAAATTCTCCAAAAGGCACGCGGCAACAACGGCTTTGGGTATGATCCCTTATTTATGCCGGACGGTTACGACTGTTCAATGGCGGAATTGACCGCTGATCAAAAGAACCAAATCAGTCACCGTGGCCGGGCACTCCGGGTTTTTATGGACCAGTTTGCAGAATGGTGGCAGGCATAATGAAGGCGTTAGTAGTAAGTGATAATCACGGTGATCGACAGATCCTTTCCCAGATTGTCAATGAGTGGCAGGGGCAGGTAGACCTGATGATTCACTGTGGGGATTCAGAAATTGATTCAACTGACTCATTGATGAAAAATTTTGTTGGGGTGGCGGGAAATAATGATTGGCACCTCGGCTATCCGGGAGACCAGGTTATTGAAAAGGCAGGACAGCACTTTTTTATTACCCATGGTCACCACTACCGGGTCAACTTTACTATGACTCCGTTGATGCTAAAGGGAGCATCAACTGGGGCGGACGTAATCTGTTATGGTCACACCCACCAGTTGGGGGCCATGGTTGACCACGGAATGCTGGTTATTAACCCCGGGAGTATTTCGCTGCCGCGGGGACCGTATCGTGACATTGGTGGAACCTTTGCAGTCATCGATGCTGACCCGCATGCGTTTGTAGTTGATTTTTACGATCGGCAGATGCACCGCGTTCCCGACTTACATGTTGAGTTTTCGCGTTAGAAATCATCCAGGAAGATAGAAAACGGCCTTCAGTGTTTGGGTTTTCAAACACTGAAGGCCGTTTACGTTTACTGGCGGATTGGGGATACCTCACCATAGCAGCTAATTATTTTTAAGAATCTGTTGAATTGTTTTTAGAACCCCATCATGGTTGTTATCAGCAGTGGTAACGTGACCAGCCTGCATCCGAATAACTTGGTGGGCATTTTGCATTGCGTAACTCTGGGCGGTCATTGCCAACATCCCGAGATCGTTTTCGTTATCACCAAAGGTCACGATTTCACTAGGGGCACAAGCAAAGTAGTCCTGCAACAGGGCGAGTCCGTTGCGCTCTGTCCCGTGGGCATTACCAATCAGGTCGGTGTTAAATCCAGAATTTTCAATGATAAGCGATGCCGGGAGAAAGTTATCCAGGGTAGCCGCCACCCGTGCCAGGTTGACATGGTTAGCAAAGTTGATGGAAATTTTGGTGAACTCCTCATC contains these protein-coding regions:
- the murI gene encoding glutamate racemase, encoding MDKRPIGMMDSGLGGLSVLRVLQREMPGESLIFVGDQGHFPYGTKSQAEIRQLASAIGRFLQEKGAKMMVIACNTATAAALPTLQKQLSIPVIGVIKPGAQAALASGAQTIGVIGTESTIKNGAYDHAIKGLTAANIRVVSQAAQPLVSIVEHGQTGTTTAQRTVDQELAPLKGKGVQTLILGCTHFPFLRKEIEHTLGPAVKLVDPAFETVKHVQTALKVSDGENTGRAPVVELYTTGKTTDLVNGAQLWLGGQYDSCSHIDLEVTR
- a CDS encoding YfcE family phosphodiesterase, whose product is MKALVVSDNHGDRQILSQIVNEWQGQVDLMIHCGDSEIDSTDSLMKNFVGVAGNNDWHLGYPGDQVIEKAGQHFFITHGHHYRVNFTMTPLMLKGASTGADVICYGHTHQLGAMVDHGMLVINPGSISLPRGPYRDIGGTFAVIDADPHAFVVDFYDRQMHRVPDLHVEFSR
- a CDS encoding XTP/dITP diphosphatase; its protein translation is MKMLVVATKNAGKAREYRKMFAPFDVEIKTLADFPPITINEDGQTFAENALIKAQTAVAALNLPVMADDSGLVVDALNGAPGVHSARYAGDHDDAANNAKLLRELANVPGEQRTAHFHTTILALKPDGAKLVTEGRVDGKILQKARGNNGFGYDPLFMPDGYDCSMAELTADQKNQISHRGRALRVFMDQFAEWWQA